The following proteins come from a genomic window of Nostoc sp. ATCC 53789:
- a CDS encoding PAS domain-containing protein, with the protein MNIEKFIQRTEILYKRLADLYQTASVLPWIPTDLLPQALKELYNTLKIVQLAAQELYQQNEELLETRNRLEAERQHYQDLFEFAPDGYLVTNTEGMIQEANHTAARLLNFSKHFLVGKPMMNFVPLGERQQVRCELIQLSESDRVKELLVRLQKRHGESFDAALTVTVVRNQQGKAISLRWIMRNISDRQYLESGIVKNDGDLFNDRQVHKHSKGETIPLNPLIIWYVSQGLVKLNTYCETGEEVLIGLATAGMVFGSSLTSLNIYQATALSDVKLVSIYAAEIEASPNLSHTLLPKINQRLRQTESFLVISGRRRVQERLHYLLELLKREVGETVPEGTRLSVRFTHEDIASACCTTRVTITRLMGKLQEEGIISFDSKKHIILKDFH; encoded by the coding sequence GTGAACATAGAAAAATTTATCCAACGTACAGAAATATTGTACAAGCGTTTAGCAGATTTATACCAAACTGCTAGTGTATTACCTTGGATTCCAACGGATCTACTGCCGCAAGCTTTAAAGGAACTCTATAACACCTTAAAGATAGTACAGTTAGCGGCACAAGAACTGTATCAGCAAAATGAGGAACTATTAGAAACACGAAATAGGCTAGAAGCAGAACGCCAACATTATCAAGACTTATTTGAGTTTGCGCCGGACGGCTATTTAGTAACTAATACAGAAGGAATGATTCAAGAAGCTAACCATACCGCAGCGAGGTTGCTCAATTTTTCAAAGCATTTTTTGGTGGGTAAACCAATGATGAACTTTGTTCCTCTAGGAGAACGTCAACAGGTTCGCTGCGAACTCATCCAGTTATCTGAATCAGACAGAGTTAAAGAGTTATTGGTACGCTTGCAAAAACGTCATGGTGAGTCCTTTGATGCAGCTTTGACAGTGACAGTTGTCCGCAATCAGCAAGGTAAGGCAATCTCTCTGCGTTGGATAATGCGTAATATTAGTGACCGTCAGTATTTAGAATCAGGAATAGTCAAGAATGACGGCGATTTGTTCAACGATCGCCAAGTGCATAAACATTCTAAAGGAGAAACTATTCCACTCAATCCACTAATAATTTGGTATGTTTCTCAGGGTTTGGTCAAACTCAATACTTACTGTGAAACGGGTGAAGAAGTGTTGATAGGATTGGCAACAGCAGGAATGGTTTTTGGCTCTAGTTTGACTTCTTTAAATATCTACCAAGCAACAGCCTTATCTGACGTTAAGTTGGTATCAATTTACGCGGCAGAGATAGAGGCTTCTCCAAATCTGAGCCATACGCTTTTACCAAAAATTAATCAGAGGTTACGGCAAACAGAATCTTTTTTAGTTATTTCTGGAAGGCGGCGAGTACAAGAGCGCTTGCACTATCTATTAGAACTTTTGAAACGAGAAGTGGGTGAAACTGTGCCGGAGGGAACTCGCCTAAGTGTTCGCTTTACTCACGAAGATATTGCTAGCGCCTGTTGTACTACCAGGGTAACAATTACACGATTGATGGGCAAATTACAAGAAGAAGGTATTATCAGTTTTGATTCAAAAAAACACATTATCTTGAAAGATTTCCATTAA
- the glpK gene encoding glycerol kinase GlpK, with product MHTLGNTTLSSGYILALDLGTTGNRAFVFNADGKIVGQAYKELTQYYPQPGWLEHDPQQIWQDTCWVIETAIKNAQISPSTIAALGLTVQRETCLIWHKTTGKPLHRAIVWQDRRTAPLCHELKEQGYADEIYDRTGLIIDAYFSATKLRWLLDKFTDVDLNNVLVGTIDTWVLWNLTGGKVHATDHSNASRTMLMNLKTCDWDENLLNLFQIPAHILPQIQPSLGVFGVTDATLLGAEIPITAILGDQQAALFGHGCDRPGLMKCTYGTGSFLVAHTGNRIVRSHNQLISTVAWTQANPSGALDVGYALEGSMFTSGACIQWLRDRLKLIKTAAESETMANQVKDNGGVYFVPAFSGLGAPYWDMSARGAFFGITASVQPEHLVRAVLEAIAYQVLEVVQAINSSSSTPVDRLTVDGGACENNFLMQFQADVLGIPVERPIMRDTTVQGAAFAAGLAIGFWESYEALVQQRQIERVFEPRSDKPLSNFDTWQKAVKRTLAWEE from the coding sequence ATGCACACACTTGGCAACACAACTTTATCATCGGGCTACATCTTAGCACTGGACTTAGGTACAACAGGCAACCGCGCCTTTGTGTTTAACGCAGACGGTAAGATTGTTGGGCAGGCATACAAAGAACTAACTCAGTATTATCCTCAGCCTGGATGGTTAGAACATGACCCTCAACAAATTTGGCAAGATACCTGTTGGGTGATAGAAACCGCCATTAAGAATGCCCAGATTTCTCCATCTACGATCGCAGCATTAGGACTAACTGTACAGCGTGAAACCTGCTTGATTTGGCACAAAACTACTGGTAAACCACTCCATAGAGCGATCGTTTGGCAAGATCGTCGCACTGCTCCCCTTTGTCACGAGTTAAAAGAGCAAGGCTATGCTGATGAAATTTACGATCGCACCGGATTAATCATTGATGCCTATTTTTCTGCTACAAAACTTAGGTGGCTATTAGATAAGTTTACGGATGTTGACCTCAATAATGTTTTAGTAGGCACTATTGATACCTGGGTGCTGTGGAATCTTACAGGTGGGAAAGTCCATGCTACTGACCACAGCAATGCCAGTCGGACAATGTTGATGAATCTCAAAACCTGTGATTGGGATGAGAATCTACTAAATTTGTTTCAAATTCCGGCTCATATTTTGCCCCAGATTCAGCCGAGTTTAGGAGTATTTGGAGTTACTGATGCAACTTTGTTGGGCGCTGAAATTCCGATTACTGCGATATTGGGGGATCAACAAGCAGCTTTATTTGGTCATGGTTGCGATCGCCCCGGTTTGATGAAATGTACTTACGGAACTGGTAGCTTTTTGGTAGCTCACACAGGCAATCGAATTGTGCGCTCGCACAATCAACTTATTTCTACGGTGGCATGGACACAAGCAAATCCAAGCGGAGCATTGGATGTAGGCTATGCCTTAGAAGGTAGTATGTTTACTAGTGGAGCTTGTATCCAATGGTTGCGCGATCGCCTCAAGCTGATTAAAACTGCTGCTGAAAGTGAAACGATGGCAAATCAGGTGAAAGATAATGGCGGAGTCTACTTTGTGCCTGCATTTAGTGGACTGGGCGCACCCTACTGGGATATGAGTGCTAGGGGAGCCTTTTTCGGCATTACCGCCAGTGTCCAACCAGAGCATCTAGTACGCGCCGTGTTAGAAGCGATCGCATATCAAGTTTTGGAAGTAGTACAGGCGATTAATTCATCTAGCAGTACTCCCGTTGATCGATTAACCGTAGATGGTGGTGCTTGCGAAAATAATTTCTTGATGCAATTCCAGGCTGATGTATTAGGTATTCCAGTTGAACGGCCGATAATGCGCGATACGACCGTTCAGGGTGCAGCATTTGCAGCAGGTTTAGCTATAGGATTTTGGGAGAGTTATGAAGCGCTGGTGCAGCAACGGCAAATTGAGCGTGTGTTTGAACCCAGGAGCGATAAGCCATTATCTAACTTTGATACTTGGCAAAAAGCAGTGAAACGCACTCTAGCTTGGGAGGAGTAA
- a CDS encoding MFS transporter, producing the protein MPNSKIQKDLRHNLTVNVVESAFFGLGAGFASYITIIPLFVSGFTNSALLIGLIPAIPRLGWQLPQLLTADRIARLQYYKPTVMWLTIHQKLPFLGLALVALLELQLNHQTILYLTFAILIWQGLGSGFSAPAWQSMVAKIVPSGRLGIFYGALAAAANLMSIIGALSAGLLLKQIAQPFNFVLCFLCASVAMALSWFFMSRTREPVNNSLSTIETRREFWDSLNVILRCDKNFRYFAIARMLSQLALMPLPFYTLYAVHHQGMGEASIGLITGVLMGTQTIAGLVLGWVGDRWGNKLVLEVGSVVCAFSAVLAGLATNVNCFYLVFIGAGIGMSALQNIAAVMTLEFGNQRQRPAYIGLGNTLIAPATMLAPLLGGWIVDNIDYRTAFLVAAIGGLVTALVLHVGVRDPRYLEQNFNNHSVEVLPEQ; encoded by the coding sequence ATGCCTAACTCTAAAATTCAAAAAGACCTTCGTCATAACTTGACCGTCAATGTTGTTGAAAGTGCATTTTTTGGTTTAGGAGCTGGTTTTGCCTCCTATATCACGATTATCCCTCTATTTGTTAGTGGTTTTACAAATTCTGCGTTGCTCATCGGTCTGATCCCAGCTATTCCGCGTTTAGGTTGGCAACTACCTCAGCTATTAACAGCTGATAGAATAGCTCGATTACAGTATTACAAACCAACTGTAATGTGGTTGACAATTCACCAAAAACTTCCTTTTTTAGGATTAGCACTAGTTGCTTTATTAGAGCTACAACTCAATCACCAAACTATCTTATATTTGACATTCGCCATCCTCATTTGGCAGGGACTAGGTAGCGGATTTAGCGCTCCTGCTTGGCAAAGTATGGTTGCTAAAATTGTTCCATCGGGAAGGCTTGGCATTTTTTACGGTGCTTTAGCTGCGGCTGCTAATCTGATGAGTATCATTGGTGCTTTGAGTGCTGGTTTACTACTCAAGCAAATTGCCCAGCCATTTAACTTTGTTCTCTGTTTTTTGTGTGCCAGCGTTGCGATGGCTCTATCTTGGTTTTTTATGTCTAGGACGCGAGAGCCAGTAAACAACTCATTATCGACCATTGAAACTAGACGTGAATTTTGGGACAGTCTTAATGTGATTCTCCGGTGCGATAAGAATTTCCGTTACTTTGCGATCGCACGTATGCTTTCACAATTAGCCCTAATGCCACTTCCCTTCTATACACTCTATGCCGTACACCATCAAGGTATGGGAGAAGCATCTATTGGGTTAATTACTGGCGTGCTGATGGGAACGCAAACTATTGCTGGATTGGTTTTGGGTTGGGTAGGCGATCGCTGGGGTAACAAGTTGGTCTTGGAAGTTGGTTCTGTTGTTTGTGCTTTCAGCGCGGTTCTAGCTGGGCTAGCAACAAATGTAAACTGTTTTTACTTGGTATTTATAGGAGCGGGAATAGGTATGAGCGCTCTGCAAAATATTGCTGCGGTAATGACCTTAGAGTTTGGTAATCAGCGTCAACGACCAGCCTATATTGGTCTTGGTAATACCCTTATTGCCCCTGCTACAATGCTTGCTCCCCTTTTAGGTGGATGGATAGTGGATAATATTGACTATAGAACTGCTTTCTTGGTGGCAGCTATAGGTGGATTAGTTACAGCACTAGTTTTGCACGTAGGAGTGCGCGATCCACGTTATCTGGAACAAAATTTTAATAACCATTCAGTTGAAGTTTTGCCTGAGCAGTAA